ATAAGTCAGTCTctgttaggagaaaaaaaaggggggggggggggggggaaggcaAATTTGCTAGATTAATATCAAAATCCTACGTGACACTTGCCAGGTCAAATACTTAACAAGCCTGGAAAGAGACCTCCTTACCACCACTCTACATATAAAAtaagctattttaatttttcattaatcTTGGGGACAGTGACTGAGCAAAACAGTAATAATAACTTTAAATGTTCATTTCATCACTTGCATAAAAATCTTTGTGTATAACTTTCCAGAGCTGAAATCCACAAAACTGCAGTTAGGGCTCCAAGAGACAGAAAATCCCTCGCTCGCTCTTCTTAAAACAGCCCCCGCAACACCTGATTGCTGATGGGGTTTAACTAGCGAAGTCCGAGCTGCAGCTGTTAGAAATCTGTAATTGTAAAATACGTGAACATAAGAGGAGTGTGtgcggtggtggtggtgtggaggttatttgggggggggggggggagtaGTGTGgtgggttgtggggttttttttgaattgttgggtttttgtgtggtgggtttttttgttatcgCGGCAAATCTGTAGTAGTTGCTTGCATGCCCAGATAGAgcctgaaatgtatttttcctcgAATTAAGGGATGGTTAAAACAGCGAAGTGGGgagggcaggctggcagggcttgCGGAGAGGGCGGGGGGCGTGCGGCGTGGGGGGAGGGCTGCGAGCTTATTCTGCCTTTCTCGGGCTCTCTTGATAAATCTTCCACCACCATCACCCCCACCCCCGGCCCGCAAAGCCCTTCTTCCGATTACTTGCTGTCTTTGTATCCGCttcctattttattattaacGTTTACTTGGTGCGGTTAACAGCGCTGCCCTCCTCTCCCGTTCGCCAACTCATCAGTTCATAACGAGAACTCGTTTTACACTCCCTAAAGCAGAGATACGCAATGGTCCCTTTCtcatttaaggagaaaaaaaaaatacatttggttAAAGCACAAAACATTTCCCGTGCCGCTTTCGGATCAGCGTCCCAGAAGAGCCGCAGCGCGGCCCAGCACCCGCCGGTCCCGCGTCCCCGTCTGCATCCCGGTCccaggcccggcccggcccggcccggccccggcaggCGCGCGGCTGCGGGTACCGGGGCGGCCGGGCGAGCGCTGGAGCTTCATTAGCTTGCcgcttttctctcctttgcacATTAACGCTAACTTCCACTAATTATCTGGAGTAAACGTATTAAACTAATTAGCATCTAGGCACCACGGGAAACTTTGAACAGTAATTATATTGTGGGGGATACAGAACGAGGGAGAAACCCCAGTGATTTGTCAAGCAGAGTCGCCGCTTGCAACTTTTCCCCCTGCCAGCGCGTCTTTTGGGGCCGGGGCAAGGGCGGCtcgcggcggggggagcgggtCTGTGCGAGGGGCAGCAGGTACTCGGCTCCGCCCGAGCCGCTCCCCGCAAGCGCCTGGCAGGTCGCGGGAGCAAAGCCCTTCGCCAGCGTCGCCTTTACGGGCTTGACTATCCCTTTTCCGTCTGATCTCGGCGGCAACGGTTTGTTCCGCAGTTTCGGTAGCCGCTTTGGCTTTTCCGTTGAAGCCTCCGCACCTACCTGAGTGCAGGGCGACGAGCCGGAGCCGGGCGGTGGCCCTGGGCGCTGGGAAAGCCGGGCTGGGGAGGCAAAGACGCGGTGTAGGCAGGGGCAGCCCCTCGGCATCACGTCGAGTTTGGCACTGCGCTTCAGGAAAGAGCAAACTCGGACCAAAGAATggatagacttttttttctttccccttcctctcctttttaaaagaaaagcagttctcAGAGCAGtccatttttggttttgggttgtttgttttttgggttttttggtgtttttttttaacatgatgATCGTTTGTGCTGCAGTACgaactgaagaaagaaattgaaaataacTGGATGAGATCAAACAGCGCTTCCCTAATTGCTTCTGAACTTCTCATTTAGAAAGAGACGAATAGTTATGCAttatactgtttaaaaaaaaaaaaaagcttttagatAATCTTCTTACTCTTTTACAAATAAGTCCTGCCTTAACCGtgtctttctaaagaaaaaacgAAGTCTTTTAATTGAAGCtcgttttttaaaaacaagtttacacagtttaaaacattttcttaaaaaaaaaaaagttaatcttCCTTAGGAAAGTGAAAGGGATTTAACCGATTCTCAGTTTTCCTATTTCGTGCCTACGAATTATacttaggaggaaaaaaaaatactccttttttttttttttttttttccaagagagcCCTGGGATTACaataaaaaaactttttttttttaaatttttaattaaaatttaataaacGCTTAAGAAGAAATTAGCAGTTGACTCCATCCAAGACCTACTTGGGTTTTATAACAGAATCAAAGcgtatcttaaaaaaaaaaaaaaagtaaaacctttTAATACATCAAATATACGGAATTTTAATCTTTAAAGAGATACATTGTCTATTTTAGTACATGACGTAAACCTTACTTAACCCTTTTTACAGGGTggacttaaaaattaaaaatagttaagTGTTccttttaaagaacaaaataaggCAAATGAGGTTTTTGGAATagaattgtttttgtttttcttccagaatacatacaaaaaaataccaATTCTCTTTCAAGGGTATAcaccttaaaaataattgcaatttGAAATTATAACTGACAAATTGCGAGTTGTTTTTTAGTAACAAACATGcatgtaatttttgtttcaatgaGACATTAAATAAGAACGTACAATACAATCATAGCAATTTTAAAGTAACATTAAAGAGAAGACCtctatctttttatttatattctacAATGGGTGTTCCACTTTTACCTATTGAGCTCAGTTAAGTAATGCACTTTATGATTCGTTGTCCCGCTTGAAGctaacataaataaatacagtgcTCATGGATCCAGTCCTCAAATGAACACTATTTTataaaaagtcagatttttttttttctttccaactttTATAAAGTTTTGCAGGGCTTCCTTCCCTCACCGCTAGACTCTGTATTCTGTTGTGTTGTGTGTCAAAGCCCCGCTGCCTGCACTCACTGGTACCCCAGGGCCGAGGCTGTGGTGAGTCTCTGCCCGTAGAGTGCGTAAGGGGAGTAGTAGGGTCCGGTGGCAGCGGGCACGGGCACGGGGGCCCCGGGTGTGGGCAGGGGGCTCTTGGAGTAAGGGTGGTAGCGGCTGCCGAGTCCCAGTGCGTGGTGCGGGCTGCGCAGGGCCAGCGTGCCCGGGCTGCCGGGGGCACCCGTCGTGGGGATGTGCATGTGGCACGCCAtggccgcggccgccgcgctgGCCAGTGACGAGGAGCTGGGGTAGCTGGAGAGGAGTTTATCGGTGCCCGGGAAGGCAGTATGGGTCCGCAAGTGGCTAAGCAGCTCCTCCGAGGTGGCAAAGCGCTTGTCGCAGGGTCCGTTGGCCGACACCCAGTTGCAGATGTGTGGCTGGGGGTCGTTGGGGAGCATGAAGCCGTAGGGGTACAAAGGGTGGCCGGCCAGTGAGGGTGGCGTGGCGCCGGTCAGCGAGGAGTGGACGCTGTGCAAAGGGTGGGTGGGGTAGACGAGGGGGTATCCGGACTTGAGGGCCTGGTCGTGGGCGCAGGAGGCGCCGGCGGCGCCTGCCAGGTGGCTGGCGCAGTGGTAGCTCAGGCAGTACGGGTCTCGGCACAGGCTCGCCGTCATCACCGACGGCGGCGACGCGCCCGCCAGCGGGCTCGACCCTGCCGGcttgctgcagcccaggctgctggcGGCGGCCAGCTGGGCTCCCACCAGGCTGGACGATTTGGTGGGGTCCAGCGCCACTCCGTGCGGCAGGAACTGGGGCGGGTAGCCGGCGTAGGCTCCAGCCAGCGTTCCCGGGTAGCTCATGCCCGCCGGAGGCAGAGGAAAGACGGTCTGGCCCGGCTTGTAAGGGGAGACAGGGGCCACGAGGCCGGAGCCCAGGACAGAGGTGGAGGAGGTGGcggtggtgctgctgcaggaggaggcgGAGTCCGAAGCGATGGGCTTGGAGCCCGGCGTGCTCTCCTGATGCTGGTTGACCTCCACGTTAATCCCGGCACAGCTCACGCTAATCCGGCTGTGGCTGATGCTGGTGGTGCCCGGGCCTCCCTCCGAGCCGGAGCTGCCGCTCTTTCCGCAGCCCTCCGAGTCCTTCTTGTCCTCCCCGCCTTTGCCCTCGGCCGGCAGCAGCCCCGGCGAGCAGGCTGAGGCGCTGGAGTTGGGGCTGCCTGTCCTTGGGGTGAACGGCTGGCAGGTGGCGCTCGGCACCCGGAATCCCGACTTCTCCCCGGCCGCGACCCCCGCAGCGGGGGCGCCCGCGCAGCCTGCCGCCCCCGGCTCCTTCTTCTCCGCGCCCGGCTTGGAGTACGGCTTGAAGCTCGACTTGTCCTCCACGCCAATGTCGCTGAGCTTCAAGGGGCCCGACTTGGAGTCCTTGTCGCCTCCGGAACCATTGGAGGTGACCGAGGAGAGTTTGGAGGAAGGGGATGGGTCCGGCTTCCCTATCTGCGAGCAAGTTTGTGCCAAAAGGGCCAGGGGACTCTTCTTCGCATCCAGCTGCGGAAATCAGAAGGACACACGAAGACAAAGGTTTAATCGGGGTCTGAGAAAAACCCCGGGGCATACCTAGGACATTTGTCCCGTACGTTTTTGCAGAGAACAGCATGGAAGTAATGAACAATTTCGTGCGCATTCATCACCCTGACAGCCCCCTCCCCTGCATGCACCATTTTCTACAAAGCCTTTAAAAAGGGCTGGGGATTTTCGTGTTCCTGCGAGCCCACCGCGGCCGCCTTCAGCGCTTTGCTGCTTCCCCGGCAGCGGCCCGGGCAGTGCGGGGCTCGGCGCCCCGGCGTTTGCCTCCCCGCGGCTCTGCCGTGCAGGCGCACAAACCCGCCTGTGAACTATAGCGACTGCAGCATTTCTGCGCCCTGACTGCTGACACTATTTATAAACAGAGCCCGAGTTAGCCGGCGAGCCGAGGTCCGGGGAAAGGGGTGTCCTCGCCCCCGCAGAGTCCATAATGAAACCATTCATTCCCACGGACACACCCTTCCCACCACCCGCTCCGTTTTGAGTTTCGGTCCCTCAAACATCGAGCTGCGCAGGGGGAGATCGACAGCCTCGGCAACGGAGAAAAGGGACGAATAGAGCGCCCGAAGTACAAATGCGGGCCGGTACTTGAAAGGGAATGGTCGGGGAGCTGAAATAGTTATCGTGCCGCACCCACGCTTGAGCCTGTCCCTCTCCGAGcttctctcccccaccccccaaacgCTCTTAGCAAAAGCAAGGTTGTTTGGCACTCCAAGCGCTGCTTAGTTGTGTGGCCGGATCGTGACCCTTGAGTGGGTCGTTTGCTTCCACTCGCCCctcctcaaaaaaagaaaaaaaaggctaaaaagagcaaaaatgcaAAGCTTACTTAAACAGGAATTAGAAATTTTCCCAGTAAACGTGGAAACAATAACCAGGAGCGGCTGCTCGCACTAACTCTAGATCAAAAGAAGCCCGTTTCCTGGTGTAAGTGCCTTTCAAAGCGCAGGGAAGTGCCGAAGGAGGCTGGCGGAGCCGCCATGCCCAGCGAGCgcccgggcagggaggggagaaagagCCGGGAGACCGGGGCCGGCTCCGAGGTCCTTACCTCGATGGGGCTGACGGGCGTGGAGGGTAAAGGCTGCAGGTATTCAGGGTGTAAAATGTGTCCAGTCCGCGCCGTGAGCATTTTCAAGACTTTGATAGGAAGGCGGTTGGCTTGGCGTAGCGGGTCCGAGGGGGGGACGGTGTGGAAGCAGGGCTTGGCGGCGGCGCTGCTGCCGGTATTCCCAGCGTGCCCGTTCGGCCCGGCGAGGTCGGCGGCGCTGCGGCTGCGGCGGGGGCTGCCTCCGGGCTcgctgaggctgctgctgcgcTTACTACTTCTTATAGCAGAAAGCGAGGGCGATGTGATCATGACCCAAAACCTCGCATGAAAACTGGGGCAAGTGGCGCCGCTCGCACTCGGAAACGCTCTCTCGCTTTCTGCGAGCGAGGAGGGAAAAAAGCCGCACGCCCCCcgagcaggaaaacaaacataaaatgtCCCGTGGCTCTCTCTGGCGGGGAGGGtgtgggtggggagggggagggaaagggggagCCGGTcgaagagaaagaagaggaaaaaaagccgAGTAATCCTTGGGCTGTGcggggggcggggtgggggctGCGAGCGTGTGCCGCTGTCCCCTCCGGCCGCTCTCGGCTCCCCCGGCtggcgcggagcggagcgctCGCCTCCGCCGCTCAGCTGTGATGCGAGCCGCTGCCCATCCAGCCCGGGATCTGGCAAAGAAACTCACTTCAAAAGCAGCTGAATTAGTCTGAGATTAAAGCCTTTGCCGCCTTCCAATCAAATGGGACCCCGAGGTGATTGGAGGGTCAAGGGGATGTGACGTTCCCTtttctggggctttttttctctgtttttaatggTCTctcgctctttttttttcccttccctttctcgtccgccttccctctcccctcccctccttccttgTTTTCGCTCCTAGGACGGGCTGGGCGTTAATTCTGTGTTTCACATCACGCGCTGCGAACGTTTTTCTTCCTCCGCAGCTGGCGCGGACGCCTCGGCGGCAGCGGGACCAGCCCCGGTAGCAGGGACGTCGCGGCAGCCGTGGGGctccgccggccccgccgcccccctaACCCttcccccccaaccccagcgCAGTGCTGTTGCAAGCACAGCGCCCCGAGCACAGCCTGCTGCCGTCCGCCCGCCGCGCACGGCGCTTACAGGCCCAGCCCgcgccccccctccccgggctgGGCCTGCCGGGACAACTCCGTGTCCTCCGCCGCGCCGCGTCCCCTCCAGGCCCCCAGTGATGGGCGCGGGGCGCTTTTCTCCCCCCTCCCGCCTCACAACGCGGGGTAGGCTCGGACGAGAACCTGCAGAGCGCCGGCCTGCACGTCGCCGCCCGTGGCGGGCGGGAGCCGGGGCGCTGCGGCGCGGCttgcggcggcgcggggagcgcggcgggaTTGGGGGAGGCCGGTCGTCACACGCGGGGCTGTCACGCACCGCCTGCCGCCGCCTTTCGGGTCTCTCCGCCCCGCCGTCAATTGTCAGTGCTCCCCAACCGCAATCAATCAGTTATTTGTCAGCCCCTGTCAATCCGCCCTTGATTTATGTCAGCTTTTGTTGCTGATTACAAGCCTGGTGTGACTTGaagggggaaagagagagagagggaggaaggaaaacagagggaGAGACGGGCTCCTCGGGAGAGAAAGCCATTCAATTTACGGAATAAATCCTTCGAGTAAACTCGATTTGTGTGCCAGCATCCGACAGCCTTTCTCGGCTGCGCCCCGCGCTGCCCGACGCAGACGCGCAGGACAGCGCGGTGCGGGGCTGGAGCGGGCTGCCggcttcctcttccctttccctcctcttcgAGAAGAGCCCATCGTCCCTGCTCCCGCCGGGCTGGCCCGGTCACCGGCACCGGGGGCCTGGGGAGGCGGCCCCTCGCCTTAGCTAGAGTATCGCTTCGCCATTTATGTGTTTGATTTCAGCTAGGCTGTGTTGAGAATCTCCTGGGTATGTACACGGTATCCACCCGGGCATTATATCCACCCTGCTTTGTGTCTGTGCTCTCGGGAAACGCACCGAGTCCTGTGCCCTCAGCCTTAGTTTAACCGTGCCGGCGGATGCCCCGAGCGGGGTCCGCAGCCCTTCCGTAGCTCTCTGgattgcctttttcttttctctttgtactTTCCTTCCCACTATCCCCCCACCTCCTCATCCCATAACATTTTTTCACAGGCAAAATGTGTTAATCAATCTTTTACTTTTGTTTCCGGATCTGACATGGTGGCCCACACAATCTACAACATTAACAAAAAGGTCACTTAGAGATAAAACACGTTTGACAAGTGAAGAACAAGGCAAGTGCTTCAGGGGTCGCGTCCAATTCCTGACCTGGACTCCGACCAGAACAGGCGCTGATCCTGGAAGGGGTGGGCGAGAGAAAGGACTTTCACTTTCTCGCGTTTATATCTGCTGAACGAagtcctttttcttcccttgaaaCACCGATCTCCCTCAGTCCCTAACAGATGTGTCAGATAGCCTTAATGATCTGCTCTTCTTAAGAGGTAGACATAAGGCAGGTTTTCCTTGCTATCACCCCCATTCCCCCTGTAAAGCGGTACCTTTTTAGTCCTGCAGCCAAGTAAGCGTATCTGCTGTCTTTTGTTAAAACCGGTTTACTCTTAATGTAGTGAACAGGCAGGCAAATATACGGAACTCTTCTAGCTTCTGTAAAGATACAATAAATTTTAACaaactttttaatttctgtattttctctgaaagcaCAGGGATTATTGCCACAACTTCACAGTGAAAAGTCATAAACGTACTTTCATTTTGCAGTCACCGCGGTCATCTTACAAGACCGTGAAAATGGAAAGGTTGGGCGCAGAGAAAGAAATCTTGCATAAAACCCGATATTGCAGTAGGACCGGCGAGACCCACAACTTGCCCTCAAGGAGCTCCCCCCTTTCCTCTATGTAGAGTGGAAGTGACTTGAATCTGCCCCAGGTTTTCCCCCAGTTCTTTCTTTTGTTGTCAAGTCCAATTGATAAATGGAGTGCAGTAAaactctggaagaaaaaaaaaaaaagaaaaaagaaaaaaaaaaaaagctgaaacctTCATTTGTGTTCATTTGCATTAAAGTGCTTGGAACAGCTGTTTTCCTTACAGGACCGGGGAGACTCCTATCTGTTTTCTCGTTGTATTTATCCTGCCTCCCAGGGTGAAAGACTAAAGATTAATTGTCTTAAGGTAGAGTCAGCTGTGGGAAggctcccccctccccattttccctttcctctcttgTGGAGGTGATGGTGATTTCGGGAAGGGGTTGTTTTATTAATACTTGTTAGCCAGGGAAGAAAAGGCGATACCCGGTACATGTGCAAAACAGGCAGCGCACCGACGGGAAAAGCGGGAGAAGGAGAGGGGTACCAGCACGAACCCCGATCTTTCTGGCTGAAGTAGAAGCATCAGAGGGTAATTTAATAAGTAACTTCAGaggacaacttttttttttttttttcccgctcAGCCTTTGAAATGAGATTTAAATCACACTCAGTACTGTAAACTTTTTATGTAGAAGCTTGTAAAAAAATCAGCCCCAAGACATCCCCTCCCCCTTGCCCTCTCCGAAGCATTTCTGAGCTCTGAGAGCTTATTCACTGTGCTTAACACACGCGGAAAACGATTCCCGGTGAGGGCTCGGAGTTGGGACGCACACGCGTACGACCGGGCGGGCGGCAGGACTGGTGCTTGGAAGCGGCGCGtagtttttgttttggctgCTGCGGGTTCCTTTACCGAGCTGAAGAAGATGAATTCAGTCCTGCTCGTTACCTTCGCGAGGGATCCTTATTCAATGAGTCCGTGCAGACGGTTTGCTGTTTGGCATTTACTTGTGCAGTCTTGTTGAAGTTTTTGTGGCTGTTGttttcattctctctctctctccttttcttttttttttttttttaataaaaaagaaacacaaaaccaaaaacccaaggGTTGGAACCCGTCTTCCTCCTCTTACAAAGGAAAattgtaacttaaaaaaaaccaggagAGCAAAGGAGGAATTAATTAACAAGTGCCAGTCCACACTTTCCTTTACCTACCAGCTATTGGCAAGCATGTCAAGTCGATTTTATTTGCACACAATggaaatgatttattttctcttaaaaaggAGTAGGCTGGCAGATATTTGAGGAGGAGAgcgagagaggaaaaaaagtttgaaaatgcCTTGAACTATTCACTGTCGAGATGGCTAATCAGTATTGAGGCTCGAGGGCACTCGGGCAGCTTTTCAATGCGGTTTTCCTTTCATCTCAAGCTGGATGGAGGCGCTCAATTAAAAGCCTATCAGTTTGTAAGTAAATCAACGCCTATCAAAGTTGTCACATCAAACAAAACGATTATTATTGCAGCCCGCCTCCCCTATTAATCTCCCTCTAAAATAATCCGCTTGACAGGTCAGGCTGGCGAGCTGCAAACCCTGGTCAGGATCACCAAAAAAACCCGGACTGACTGTTTTTCCCTCGGGAGAGGGAACTGCAGAAACCTCGGCACCAGCAGAAACCCCGGCAAGAGCGTGCCTGCTCTGCGAGCTTGCTCTCTTGCCATTTAAGTGTCAGCTCCTGTAGATCATGTTGGAAAAGGGCGTTTAGTCTTCTAAACTGAACAGCAACAGCCCTACAGGCCCTTtagattttttcctttacacCCCCTCTCTTTCCTATCTTTTAGAACAAGGTTAAGCTTTTAATTAACAGAAATGTAGTTGCTGAGTTGTGTCTGGGCTGTAATTCCATGCGTAACACATTCAGCTACCTGTCTGTCCGTCCTGTGCGtcaaatttatttgctttgctaGTGCTTGCGTTTCACTATCTACCCCAAGGCTTTCATTAAGATATGCATTGCAATGGAGTTTTGTAAATGGcgcatcactttttttttttttttctttcctttcctcccacGAATGATCATAGTTTGGATAAGAAATGTGTTGCGTTATCAGAAACACCGTACGACGAATTTGTACATTTGGAGTTTGGAGAGAggcacccttttttttttaatacaagacTGCATGTGCTCTGATAATAGCTGATGCATCTGCCCAGGTATCCGGCAGGAGTGTGGGGTATATCTTCCCGAGTGTTATTAAAGCAAATAGTTTGAGTGCTTGCCAATAGAAATTAAGATTTCCAAATCTCTCTCCTGTTTGCATAgtacttgaaaatatttacccTTACGATTGTAATTACTATCCTAATACATATAAGCAGTATATATTTTACTCTGCATGAGATGTAGCTAATCGTGATGATTTTAGAGCCATCTTCAAAATAATAGTCACGTTTAAATGAACGTAAGTTTTAGTCGTCAGtggtattttttattaaacGAGCAGAAatcccttttttgtttgtttgcttacgGCTTTCGGAAATATAACTTCTCCTAAAATGTTTTGGGATGAGTTtgtctaattttcttccttttgttacGCTGAGATAAGGAAGAGATTAATGCACCTAATGAAAAAACCCTTTCTCTTTTAAGTCCCTTGATAGATTCCTCTATTGACGCTTTTGAATGTATGAGTGTGAAAATTTTTACTCCCGTGTTGAAACTATTTTAACAACAGCGATTTTCCTAATCTGTCCTCTTTTATGTTGAATGTGTTTCTTATgcaaacagcttttattttaaataagccTTAAGGTGACTTTCTAGAGGGCGAGAGAGAGAGCAAGTCAAACGAGTGTGATGACACGGGAAAGGCTGGGTATGTTTCCTCTTAACTACACGGAGGTTTTTAGTGCATTTTCATGTTATTAAATGTACGAGGATTAGAATGATCGAGCCAAAAGCAAGCGAACACGTTTCCAAATTCGTACATATGTACTCGAGCTGGTATTTGCTGCCTAGATTTTAAGAGTGAAAGAGGAATCTTGTAGCTTCTGTAATACCTTGGTCTGATCGTTGAATCTCAGCCATCATAAAGGCATCTCTTTATTTATCCTCTGCAAAAGCCTGGAGGCTACGGGAAAGAATTATACCAACTAAGCACATATTTGGTTACAGTAATCCTTCAGAAATTAACTATGGCACACAAATGGAGGCTATCTTTAGCTTAGTCACTTGGATCCCAAATGTAGAGAGTGTTTATTGATAAGTTTTTTATGGAAACTGTGCAGATCAACCAGATGGGTCTTCAACATCGTGAGGAATAACGTCTTTTGCGATACGAGGAACAGTTTTAAGGGTATGGCTGGAAAAGGCATTGGAACCCCAATAATTAACCTTATCTAAATGAACAATAATGAACAATAATCCTTGACACAATTGCAAGACAGCTACGTTTGAGCGGGGGGGGGTAGGGGCAGGGAGAAGCATGCAATATATCTTAGCTATCTTCTTGAAGTAGTCTAGGTCCACGATCCGAAAAGGttaaaataatcttaatttTAATAACTACAAGCTTGTTTTCAGTCATCCCTTATGATGCATTTAGGTGTCCTCTAATCCCCACTGCTTTCATCTTTAGCTTTTTACACCCTAAAATTAATTCCACCTAaagtacatttttcattttgtactgTACTAGCGACGTGCAAATAATTTACATCGGCGTTCATCAGGACTGTCCTGAAGTGATGGATCATTTTGTTGAGTTGCAGTAAAAGTGCAGAATGATCTATAATGATGTAATATATACATTAAAAGGGTGTCTGGATGATCAGAGTTTtgctaaaaatgtaaaaggGCTTTTTGATTGATAACAGGgttgctgtttttctgcaaaGGCTGTCACAGGCTGACACAATGCTTGAGTTATTagggcagagaagggcaaccATAAATTTCCAACGTCAGGCAAAAACTCTCTTTATTGTCTATATGATGGATGGGCCTCCGTACTAGACACCAAATACTTCGTATCACCCTTAAATGGGAACACATTTTTCGTGGCCATaattcatgttttttaaatagaaagttTGAAATGCCTGCCTATATTTCACAATCCTGACATATTTATGAATCACTCCCTGCATGcaaatataattatttaaagCACCGAGGTGACATATGGGTTAGAAATGTACCAAATGCTGTTAGcgaagtga
The genomic region above belongs to Caloenas nicobarica isolate bCalNic1 chromosome 7, bCalNic1.hap1, whole genome shotgun sequence and contains:
- the ZNF503 gene encoding zinc finger protein 503 yields the protein MITSPSLSAIRSSKRSSSLSEPGGSPRRSRSAADLAGPNGHAGNTGSSAAAKPCFHTVPPSDPLRQANRLPIKVLKMLTARTGHILHPEYLQPLPSTPVSPIELDAKKSPLALLAQTCSQIGKPDPSPSSKLSSVTSNGSGGDKDSKSGPLKLSDIGVEDKSSFKPYSKPGAEKKEPGAAGCAGAPAAGVAAGEKSGFRVPSATCQPFTPRTGSPNSSASACSPGLLPAEGKGGEDKKDSEGCGKSGSSGSEGGPGTTSISHSRISVSCAGINVEVNQHQESTPGSKPIASDSASSCSSTTATSSTSVLGSGLVAPVSPYKPGQTVFPLPPAGMSYPGTLAGAYAGYPPQFLPHGVALDPTKSSSLVGAQLAAASSLGCSKPAGSSPLAGASPPSVMTASLCRDPYCLSYHCASHLAGAAGASCAHDQALKSGYPLVYPTHPLHSVHSSLTGATPPSLAGHPLYPYGFMLPNDPQPHICNWVSANGPCDKRFATSEELLSHLRTHTAFPGTDKLLSSYPSSSSLASAAAAAMACHMHIPTTGAPGSPGTLALRSPHHALGLGSRYHPYSKSPLPTPGAPVPVPAATGPYYSPYALYGQRLTTASALGYQ